Genomic DNA from Methanofollis sp. W23:
TGTAATGATCAATTGTTGCTTTTGATCAATTCAATGAACTCCTTATTATGTCTTCTCATTTATTCAAATTCTCAATCAATTCACTTTTTAGATATTTCTCATTAAATATCGGTATATTTTGCATCAAAAACGCAGAATGTAGTGTCGGCCTGGTCGGGGCATGAAGAACCTTTATATGCATCCTCTATGATGAGAGGGCATGGGCGAGCGGTTTATCTTCACTACACACCGGACAGTCTGTTATCGCTGCCATGAAGAGGCGGACCAGGTGATCAAGGCGGTTTCGTCACAGGCTCAGGTGGTGTGCGACCACTGTGGAGCCACCAGGATCTTTCTCCCGAGGGTGGAGGAAGTGGGGGCCGAGGGGGCATATACTCCAATCAGCTGCTATGAGGTCTGGCACCTGACGCCGACAGCCCTCTGCAAGAACTGCGGGGTCGAGGGGCTGCATGACCTGATCGTCGGGTGCAACCAGTTCACGACGCGGTGCCACAATTGTGGCTACACGCATTTTTACAAATTTAGTCTGGAATATATCGGGCGGTGTCCGATCGAGGGGGAGGAGGTCTGACCGAATTCTCAAGAACTGTTCATGGAACAGATGCGCGCCCCGACGTGCCAGGGGAAAATTATTCCGAGGACTTTGTAGAATCAGGCATGAACCCTGGGGCTCGGGCATATGGGATGAAACTTATTGGAGTTCTCTGGAGTGAGTGGGTCTCTGCTCCCCCTTCTGAGCAAGACACCAGAGGGAAACACCGCCTCATTGCCGCACTCGCCTCTGTCCTGGTGCGGGGTCATGGCAGGTGGCCCGCCTTTTTTTCACGCCCAGAGAGATCTTAAATTTTGTCAGGTTTCATAATCTGGAATGGCAGGAACCATTAGCCGCAGTATTACGCTGGCGAAGGCGTCGCTTTCGGTCCTGAGAAAGGACAAGGAGATGATGCTCTTCCCCATCCTCTCAGGAATCGTCACTCTGATCCTCGCCGCCTCCTTTGCGCTCCCCCTCATTTTCACCGGGTTCATGGCTGAGGGCACTCTCGGGGAGTATGGCGGGATCATGCTCCTTTTCCTCTTCTACCTCGTCAGTTACGCCGTCGTCATCTACTTCAACACCGCCCTCATCGCCTGCGCCGACATCAGGCTCCGCGGCGGTGACCCGACGGTTGCCGACGGTCTCCGGGCCGCCACCGCCAACTTCGGTCACCTCCTCTCCTGGGCCCTTGTGGCGGCGACCGTGGGTCTCGTCCTCAACCTGGTCTCAGAAAAATCAGAAGGGCTCGGACAGCTTGCCGTCGCCCTTGTCGGTGCGGCCTGGAACCTTGCGACTTTCTTCGTCGTCCCGGTGATGGTCTTCGAGAAGATGGGGGTCGTCGACGCGATCGGCGAGTCCTGGCGCCTTTTCAAGCGGACCTGGGGCGAGAACGTCGTCGGCGGGTTTGGTCTCGGGCTGATCATGGTGCCGGGCATCCTCCTCATCGTCGTCGGCGTGGTCGCCCTGGCGGTGGACCTCGGTGCCGCAGCACTTGCCCTGCTTGGTCTCGGGTTTGTCGTCACCGTGGTGCTCGGCGTCGTCTATGCCGCTCTCCAGGGGATCTTTGTCGCAGTGCTCTACCGGTATGCAAAAGAAGGCACTATCTCTCCTGAGTTTGGCACAGACCTGGTGCAGGGTGCGTTTGTGCCCCGGCATGGGTAATTAGACTCTCTTTTTTTGGCGCTGGAGAAATTCTCGGCTTTGTAGGATCAGGCATGAACCCCTTGTTCACGCACACGTGATTGAACATGGCCGTGGGTCTCTGGGTCGTGCACTGATCTGTGTGCCTCTTTCTGAGCACGACCCCTGGTGGGAAGATCATCGAATGGCCGCCTGCGCCCCGTCTGCCCTTGTTGTGGGAGGATGGGGAAGATTCTGTGATGAGGGCGGTCACTCCTCCAAACTTCCGTGCAGAAGATAGGCAGTGGATGGCAATCTCCTCTTCAGGGTCATTGAGAATGCCTTCCCATGCCTATCTTCATCCCGGGGATCCAGGAGATGCGACTGGAAGGAGTTTGAGGGAATTTTCGATTTTCGAGGGAGCCCCCGGCGTGATGGTGTGGGGGGGGTGGTTGCGTCACCCTTGCACCTAAAAGAGGTGAGGATCTCTACAAAGTCAAAGCCGAATTTTTCGCTCTGTAGCAACCCCCCGGACTGTTATCTCTGCAGGGGGCTTGCCGCCCCCCGAACCCCCCGCGACACGACAGGTCGAGGACGGCAGCCCCCTCTTCAAAGGTTTCGAATATGCTTTCCCGGCTCAATCTCCATCTCGGGGATCCGGGGACGCCGCGCCCCCGGCCGAAGGGGTGAGAAGGCGGGTGCGGCACACTTCTAACAGGAACTGGTGAGGATCTCTATAGGGTCACATTGCTTGATCTGCTCTTCACTCCTCACCACTCCTCACTGCCCTCTGCGCCAGGAGGGCGTCGGCGAGGACGAGGGCGAGCATCGCCTCGGCCACCGGAACCAGGCGGAAGGCGATGCAGGGGTCGTGACGCCCGGTGATCGAGACCTCGACCTCGGTGCCGTGGAGGTCGAGGGTCTGCTGCGGCCTGGCGATGGACGGCGTGGGCTTGACGGCGAGGCGGACCCTGATCTCCTGCCCGGTCGAGATCCCGCCGAGGACGCCGCCGGCATGGTTGGAGAGAAACCCGGAGGCGTCCATGGAGTCGTTGTTCTCGCTTCCCAGGAGGCGAGCGGCGGCAAACCCCTCCCCGATCTCGACGCCTTTCACCGCCCCGATCCCCATCATCGCGGCGGCGATGGCGGCGTCCAGTTTCCCGAAGGTTGGTGAGCCCAGGCCAGGAGGGACGTTCTCGGCGGTCACCTCGACGATCCCGCCGACCGAGTCGCCGGCTTCGGCCGCGATCCGCACCTCCTCCTCCATCGCGCCGGGGTCGCGTTCGCCGTGCACCTCGCCGACACGCCCGGCCACGTCGATGCCGTGCGTCATGAGGAACTTCGCGGCCACTGCCCCGGCGGCGACCCGTGCGGCGGTCTCCCGCCCAGAACTCCGGCCGCCGCCCCGGTGGTCGCGTAGCCCGTACTTCTGGAGATAGGTGTAGTCGGCATGCCCCGGCCTGAAGACCTCGCGGAGTGCGTCGTAGTCGCCGCTCCTGACGTCGCGGTTCCTGATAAGGAGGGCGACCGGCGTGCCGGTCGTCCGCCCCTCGAAGACGCCTGAAAGGATCTCGACGGCGTCTGCCTCCTTGCGTGGGGAAGCGAGCGGGCCGCCCGGCCGGCGGCGGTCGAGCATGGGCTGGATGTCGGCCTCGGAGAGTGGGAGGCCCGGCGGGACGCCGTCGAGGACCGCCCCGACCGCCGGGCCATGACTCTCCCCGAAGGTCGTGACCCTGAACCACTGCCCGAAGGTGTTCATAGCCCGAGCACCTCCCGCACTGTCTCGGGCCTGACCTGTATCCCGGTCATATGAAGGAACTGTTCACACGCCTGGTAGACAAACATCTCGGTCCCTGGGATGGTGCGGCACCCGCGGGCGGCGGCGGCCCTGAGGAGCGGGGTCTCCTGCGGAGTGTAGACCAGGTCGAAGACCGTCGTCGCCGGGTCGAGGTCGGTGGCGGAGAGAAGCGTACGCGGGTCGGTGCCCATCCCGACCGGGGTGGCATGGACGACGACGTCGGGAGGGGTCATCCCGGCGAAGTCCCTGATCTCCCCGGCCCGGCACCTGAACCGCCCGGCCAGGCCCTCGGCCTGTCGGAGGTTGCGGGCCAGGACCGTCACCTCGCATCCCAGGTCGAGGAGGGCATAGACCGCGCCCGCCGCCGCGCCCCCGGCCCCGAGGACGACGGCCGTCCCGGCGCCTGCGCCTTCGAGAGGACGGCGGACCCCGGTCCAGTCGGTGTTTGTCGCCCTGATCTGATCGCCGCAGAAGACCAGGGTGTTTGCCGCTCCGATCGCCTGCGCATGCGGGTCGACCTCGTCGGCCGCGGCCAGGGCCGCCGCCTTGTGCGGGACCGTGACCGAGAGTCCTTGCACACCGAGGGCTCTGGCCGCCCTGAGGATCTCCCCGAACTCAGGGTGGTCGAAGAAGGTGTACGCGGCGTCGATGCCGTAGGTCGCAAAGAGGGCGGTGTAGAGTTCAGGGCTCCTGCTGTGAAGGCAGGGGTGACCAGCGATCCCGTAGAGCCCGGTCGCCGGTCTGAGGGAGTGGAGGCGTTCGGCCTCTTCGGGCGGGAGGCGGAAGCCGTCCATCACCTGTGGATCGCGTTCGCGCCCCTTCAGGAGGCCGAGGACGGCGTCGGCGGTCTCCGCCGGGGTCAGGCCTGCGGTGGAGAGGGCGAAGTCTGCGGCGGCGCAGTAGTGTGGCCGCCGCCGGGCCAGGAGGGCCGCCACCTCGTCGGCAGGCGGGAGGGCGGTGAGAGGCGGGCGGTCAGAACCTTTTGTCCTCTCCGCGATCGTCTCCGCGTCTGCTTCAAGGAGGACGACCCGTCCGCCCCGTCGGAGTGCGGCGACATTGGCCTGGTCGAGCACGGCCCCGCCGCCGGTGGCGACGACCCCGTCGACATCGGTGAGGCCCGCGACGACCGCACGTTCCAGGGCCCTGAACTCTTCTTCCCCCTCGTCGGCGAAGATCGCCGGGATGGACCTGCCGGCCCGTGCCTCGACCATGGCGTCGGTGTCATAGAAGGGAAGGCCGAGGCGGTCGGCCAGGATGCGGCCGACCGTCGACTTTCCGGTGCCGCGGTAGCCGATGAGGACGACCTTCATACCAGACCTCCCTCCTGCAACGCCTCCCAGAACCCAGGGAAGGACTTGGCCACGCACTCGGCCTCCTGCACCGTCACCTCGCCGCTCCCGAGCCCGAGGACGGCGGCGCTCATCGCCGTCCGGTGGTCGTGGACCGGGTCCACCACGAGATGGCCGCGGCGGGATCCGGGCGAGATGGTGATCTGGTCCTCCCCGACCTCGACTCCCGCGCCGAAGCCGCGGAGCACCCGTGCGATCGCCGCCACCCGGTCACTCTCCTTGTACCTGAGATGGGCAGTCCCGGTGATGGTGGTCGGGCCGCGGGCAAAGGCGGCGACGGCCGCGAGGTTCTGGACGGTGTCGGGCGAGGTCGCCATCTTGATCTCGGCCCCTTCGAGGACGCCGTCTGACTCCAGGACCACGCCGGTCGCGTCGGCCCGGACGCGGCATCCCATCGCCGCGAGGGCGTCGAGGAACCGGCGGTCGCCCTGCGCCGAGCCCGGGTCGAGGTGGTCGACCCGCACCCCCCCGCCGCAGACCGCCCCGATCGCAAAGAAGGTCGAGGCCGAGGACCAGTCGCCCTCGACCACGTAGCACGTCGGACGATACCGGCCAGGCTTGACCAGGAAGGTGTCCCCTTCCTGGCGCACTTCCACGCCGAAGGCGGCCATCACCCCGGTGGTGAGGTCGAGATAGCTCGCGGAGACCGGGGGTGTCGTGAGGGTGAGGGCAAGCCCGTCGGCCCAGCATGGGGCGGCGATGAAGAGGGCCGAGATGAACTGGCTTGAGACGTCGCCTGGCATCGACACGCTCCCGCCCCGCACCGGCCCACGGACCGTGACGGGCGGGAAACCGGGGCGGCCCGCATACCTGACCTCGCCGCCCAGACCCGCCACCGCTTTGCCCAGCGGCCCCACCGGGCGCTCCTGCATCCTGGCGCTTCCGGTGAGCGTGACCCGGTGCCCGGCAAGGGTGGCAAGCCCGGTCAGGAACCTGAGGCTTGTCCCTGAATCCCCTGCGTCGATGACAGTCGGGGCGTCGAGGGGTAAGCGGCCGGCACACCCCTGCACCATGAGGACATCGGCGTCCCCGGCGACCCGGATCCCCAGGGTTTCAAGCCCGGCGCGGGTGCGGGCGATGTCCCCGGCGTCGAGGGGCCTGACGATCTCTGACTCCCCGTCTGCAAGGGCGGCGACGGCCAGGGCCCGGTGGGTGAGGCTTTTCGAGGGCGGGGCGGCGATGTCGAGGTCGACCCCGCGCCGGCGGGTCAGCGTCATCTCCATCCGCTCACCTCCAGGTGCGGGTAGCACCCGAACTCCTTCACCTCTACGAGGTTCTTGAGTTCGGCGACGGCCCGGCCCCACTCTGGTCCGGCCTCGCCGTCGATGAAAAAGACATACCGCCCAAGTCCCCGTCGTGCCGGGCGCGACTCGATCCTGGTGAGGTTGATCTCCCGGCGAGCGAAGACGGTCAGGAGGTCGGCGAGGAGGCCGGCGCGGTCGGTCATGGGGTCGAGGAGGAGCGAACATTTTGTCGCCTCTTCCCCGGTATAGGGGGCCTTTGAGATCTGCACGAACCTGGTGGTGTTGTCGGGAGCGTCCTGGACGTCGCGGGCGATGAGCGAGAGCCCGCACCGCTCCGCGGCCAGGGCGGTGGTGAGGGCCGCCGCCCCACCCCCGACACGGGCGGCCTCCTCCGCACTCGCCGCATTGGAGGAGGTGTGGACGACCGGGACGTCGAGACGCTCGACCAGGCGCGAGGACTGCTCGTGGGCCTGCGGGTGGGCATAGACGGCCGTGACCGCGTCCATGCCGACCGCTGCGGCGAGGTGGAACCTGACCTGGACGCAGATCTCGGCGGTGATGAAGACCTGGTGGG
This window encodes:
- a CDS encoding DUF6159 family protein, producing the protein MAGTISRSITLAKASLSVLRKDKEMMLFPILSGIVTLILAASFALPLIFTGFMAEGTLGEYGGIMLLFLFYLVSYAVVIYFNTALIACADIRLRGGDPTVADGLRAATANFGHLLSWALVAATVGLVLNLVSEKSEGLGQLAVALVGAAWNLATFFVVPVMVFEKMGVVDAIGESWRLFKRTWGENVVGGFGLGLIMVPGILLIVVGVVALAVDLGAAALALLGLGFVVTVVLGVVYAALQGIFVAVLYRYAKEGTISPEFGTDLVQGAFVPRHG
- the aroC gene encoding chorismate synthase, with amino-acid sequence MNTFGQWFRVTTFGESHGPAVGAVLDGVPPGLPLSEADIQPMLDRRRPGGPLASPRKEADAVEILSGVFEGRTTGTPVALLIRNRDVRSGDYDALREVFRPGHADYTYLQKYGLRDHRGGGRSSGRETAARVAAGAVAAKFLMTHGIDVAGRVGEVHGERDPGAMEEEVRIAAEAGDSVGGIVEVTAENVPPGLGSPTFGKLDAAIAAAMMGIGAVKGVEIGEGFAAARLLGSENNDSMDASGFLSNHAGGVLGGISTGQEIRVRLAVKPTPSIARPQQTLDLHGTEVEVSITGRHDPCIAFRLVPVAEAMLALVLADALLAQRAVRSGEE
- a CDS encoding shikimate kinase — its product is MKVVLIGYRGTGKSTVGRILADRLGLPFYDTDAMVEARAGRSIPAIFADEGEEEFRALERAVVAGLTDVDGVVATGGGAVLDQANVAALRRGGRVVLLEADAETIAERTKGSDRPPLTALPPADEVAALLARRRPHYCAAADFALSTAGLTPAETADAVLGLLKGRERDPQVMDGFRLPPEEAERLHSLRPATGLYGIAGHPCLHSRSPELYTALFATYGIDAAYTFFDHPEFGEILRAARALGVQGLSVTVPHKAAALAAADEVDPHAQAIGAANTLVFCGDQIRATNTDWTGVRRPLEGAGAGTAVVLGAGGAAAGAVYALLDLGCEVTVLARNLRQAEGLAGRFRCRAGEIRDFAGMTPPDVVVHATPVGMGTDPRTLLSATDLDPATTVFDLVYTPQETPLLRAAAARGCRTIPGTEMFVYQACEQFLHMTGIQVRPETVREVLGL
- the aroA gene encoding 3-phosphoshikimate 1-carboxyvinyltransferase codes for the protein MEMTLTRRRGVDLDIAAPPSKSLTHRALAVAALADGESEIVRPLDAGDIARTRAGLETLGIRVAGDADVLMVQGCAGRLPLDAPTVIDAGDSGTSLRFLTGLATLAGHRVTLTGSARMQERPVGPLGKAVAGLGGEVRYAGRPGFPPVTVRGPVRGGSVSMPGDVSSQFISALFIAAPCWADGLALTLTTPPVSASYLDLTTGVMAAFGVEVRQEGDTFLVKPGRYRPTCYVVEGDWSSASTFFAIGAVCGGGVRVDHLDPGSAQGDRRFLDALAAMGCRVRADATGVVLESDGVLEGAEIKMATSPDTVQNLAAVAAFARGPTTITGTAHLRYKESDRVAAIARVLRGFGAGVEVGEDQITISPGSRRGHLVVDPVHDHRTAMSAAVLGLGSGEVTVQEAECVAKSFPGFWEALQEGGLV
- a CDS encoding prephenate dehydratase domain-containing protein, with amino-acid sequence MSRHTLILAALGPAGTISHALAARLANEVRLLPTIGAVFEHVAAGKGDGLVPLENSEAGGVGPSLDALLTHQVFITAEICVQVRFHLAAAVGMDAVTAVYAHPQAHEQSSRLVERLDVPVVHTSSNAASAEEAARVGGGAAALTTALAAERCGLSLIARDVQDAPDNTTRFVQISKAPYTGEEATKCSLLLDPMTDRAGLLADLLTVFARREINLTRIESRPARRGLGRYVFFIDGEAGPEWGRAVAELKNLVEVKEFGCYPHLEVSGWR